One Clostridia bacterium DNA segment encodes these proteins:
- a CDS encoding phosphotransferase, which translates to MAAGALSDGGFSFKEAAAVVEEHLAGRLEAMRRFPRGLRNENYRLDLADGSSCVLRVFCPADAPAQAVEVLALSHLAARPEAAGLPVPRLLGHGRGPESGAPYVLMSFLPGANAGRGLPNLDAAERVAFARALGALMAALHGVPPPVPGFGRWLRVEPRGVAVLDHGPRPGAACFEQESFAHALRRCREEGLLSAEGARLAERFVTRRWDAFDDREPAVFVHHDLHADNVLVERSPGQPGLAITGLLDFEHARGRAAEYDWVMAMWSFPDDGSDLALEAPGPLTRAFLEGYASVRPLHPRWRQRWLCYQMIKAVGFLAYKPAYMDFIEWNRQHVFRLAALDAV; encoded by the coding sequence ATGGCCGCGGGTGCGTTGTCGGACGGCGGCTTCTCCTTCAAGGAGGCGGCGGCGGTCGTCGAGGAGCACCTCGCCGGGCGTCTTGAGGCGATGCGCCGGTTCCCGCGCGGCTTGCGCAACGAGAACTACCGGCTGGATCTCGCAGACGGTTCGTCGTGCGTCCTGCGCGTGTTCTGCCCCGCGGACGCCCCGGCCCAGGCGGTGGAGGTCCTCGCCCTGTCGCACCTCGCCGCGCGCCCGGAAGCGGCCGGCCTCCCCGTGCCGCGCCTGCTCGGCCACGGGCGCGGCCCGGAGAGCGGCGCCCCGTACGTGCTCATGTCGTTTCTCCCCGGCGCCAACGCGGGTCGCGGTCTCCCGAACCTGGACGCGGCGGAGCGCGTCGCATTCGCTCGCGCCCTCGGCGCGTTGATGGCGGCGCTGCACGGCGTGCCGCCGCCGGTGCCGGGTTTCGGCCGCTGGCTGCGCGTGGAGCCCCGCGGCGTGGCCGTCCTTGACCACGGGCCGCGCCCGGGCGCCGCATGCTTCGAGCAGGAGTCGTTCGCCCACGCGTTGCGTCGTTGCCGCGAGGAAGGGTTGCTCTCGGCGGAGGGCGCGCGCCTCGCCGAGCGCTTCGTCACCCGCCGGTGGGACGCCTTCGACGACCGCGAACCGGCCGTGTTCGTCCACCACGACCTGCACGCCGACAACGTCCTGGTGGAGCGCTCACCTGGCCAGCCGGGCCTCGCGATCACGGGCCTCCTCGACTTCGAACACGCCCGCGGCCGCGCGGCGGAGTACGACTGGGTCATGGCGATGTGGTCGTTCCCGGACGACGGCTCGGACCTGGCGCTTGAGGCGCCGGGACCCCTGACGCGGGCGTTCCTTGAGGGGTACGCTTCCGTCCGGCCCCTGCATCCCCGCTGGCGGCAGCGCTGGCTGTGCTACCAGATGATCAAGGCCGTCGGCTTTCTCGCCTACAAGCCCGCCTACATGGACTTCATCGAGTGGAACCGGCAGCACGTCTTCCGCCTCGCCGCTTTGGATGCCGTGTGA
- the fabL gene encoding enoyl-[acyl-carrier-protein] reductase FabL — translation MDGKVALVTGGGRGLGRAIALALARHGADVIVNYFRNRAPAEETAAAVAALGRRAHVVKANVGDEDKVKAMFDEVREVFGGLDILISNAASGVLRPIEEIGAREWDWAMNINARALLLCANEAARLMEPRGGGAIVSVTSIGSTRVLPYYATVGVSKAALEAATRYLAAAYARRGIVVNAVSPGAMDTDALKHFPNREEILRDSEARAPAGRLVTPEEIGEIVVFLCTPAARMICGQTIVVDGGLSLLALG, via the coding sequence CTGGACGGCAAGGTGGCGCTCGTCACGGGAGGCGGGCGCGGCTTGGGCCGCGCCATCGCGCTCGCGCTGGCGCGCCACGGCGCGGACGTCATCGTCAACTACTTCCGGAATCGCGCACCTGCAGAGGAAACGGCGGCGGCCGTGGCGGCGCTGGGCCGCCGGGCGCACGTCGTCAAGGCGAACGTCGGCGACGAGGACAAGGTCAAGGCGATGTTCGACGAGGTCCGCGAGGTGTTCGGCGGCCTGGACATCCTGATCTCCAACGCCGCGTCCGGTGTGCTGCGCCCCATCGAGGAGATCGGCGCGCGCGAATGGGATTGGGCGATGAACATCAACGCCCGCGCGCTGCTCCTCTGCGCCAACGAAGCGGCCAGGCTCATGGAGCCGCGCGGCGGCGGCGCCATTGTCAGCGTCACGAGCATCGGCTCGACGCGCGTGCTGCCGTACTACGCCACCGTGGGCGTGTCGAAGGCCGCCCTGGAGGCGGCGACGCGCTACCTCGCCGCCGCCTACGCCCGACGCGGCATCGTCGTCAACGCCGTGTCGCCGGGGGCCATGGACACCGATGCGCTCAAGCACTTCCCCAACCGCGAAGAGATCCTGCGGGACTCCGAGGCGCGGGCGCCGGCCGGCCGCCTCGTCACGCCGGAGGAGATCGGCGAGATCGTCGTCTTCCTGTGCACGCCCGCCGCGCGGATGATCTGTGGGCAGACGATCGTCGTCGACGGGGGGCTTTCTCTGCTGGCGCTCGGGTGA